The following proteins come from a genomic window of Thermocrinis jamiesonii:
- the csm3 gene encoding type III-A CRISPR-associated RAMP protein Csm3 encodes MFSYKGTVIIRYELKAITGLRVGGSKENFEIGGLDNPVIKTLAEIENYDGEGNVLPEGAPYIPGSSLKGKMRSLLEWAKGRVDDMIKRAIHSAKNIVEEAGRACVCGKCEVCKVFGTGDAKTLDNLPLEELPGPPRLRVFDAYPTWKSLQMLKNILGENIFTEVKTENAINRLTSRANPRKVERVPAGVVFFGEMAFHLFAEQDPELLRVVFEGMRLLEDDYLGGYGSRGSGKVRFENLRVILRPKEYYFGEKNKEKPIIEKPTVQEILEDYETIKQKLGALFNA; translated from the coding sequence ATGTTCTCTTACAAAGGCACTGTAATAATTAGATATGAGCTGAAGGCAATAACTGGTTTGAGGGTAGGAGGTTCTAAGGAAAACTTTGAAATAGGGGGATTGGACAACCCGGTTATAAAGACCTTGGCAGAGATAGAGAACTACGACGGCGAAGGGAACGTCCTACCCGAAGGTGCTCCCTACATACCCGGTTCTTCCTTGAAGGGCAAGATGAGGTCTCTTTTGGAGTGGGCTAAGGGAAGAGTGGATGACATGATTAAAAGAGCTATACATAGTGCCAAGAATATTGTTGAAGAAGCAGGAAGGGCTTGCGTTTGTGGAAAGTGTGAGGTTTGCAAAGTCTTTGGCACAGGTGATGCAAAGACTTTAGATAATTTGCCATTGGAGGAACTTCCCGGACCCCCAAGGCTAAGGGTCTTTGATGCTTATCCCACTTGGAAGAGCTTACAGATGCTGAAGAACATCTTGGGTGAAAACATCTTCACAGAGGTAAAGACAGAAAACGCCATAAACAGGCTTACTTCCAGAGCAAACCCAAGGAAGGTGGAAAGGGTGCCCGCAGGTGTTGTCTTTTTTGGGGAGATGGCTTTTCATCTGTTTGCAGAGCAAGACCCTGAGCTTTTGAGAGTGGTCTTTGAGGGTATGAGGCTCTTGGAGGATGATTACCTTGGGGGATATGGCTCAAGGGGTTCTGGAAAAGTCAGGTTTGAAAACCTAAGGGTAATCCTAAGACCAAAGGAATACTACTTTGGAGAAAAGAACAAAGAAAAACCAATAATTGAAAAACCCACCGTGCAGGAGATACTTGAAGATTACGAAACCATAAAGCAAAAACTGGGTGCTCTTTTCAATGCTTAA
- the csm2 gene encoding type III-A CRISPR-associated protein Csm2: MSRNNPQQNRQKNNDKESENVKKLKEKLSNESIAEFSEKDIFHPEEGYVKKAIEDINITAVQLRKVFQEFKAIRDGLKKDENVEEALKKLYKLYAILEYQAKRGVLDKDFKELMFRLFDNIERNKSKKAFEKAYDLLMAMVAYSKKS; the protein is encoded by the coding sequence ATGAGCAGAAACAATCCACAACAGAACAGACAAAAAAACAATGATAAAGAGTCAGAAAATGTAAAAAAGTTAAAGGAAAAGCTTAGTAATGAATCAATAGCCGAATTTTCTGAGAAGGACATTTTCCATCCCGAAGAAGGCTACGTTAAGAAAGCGATAGAAGATATAAATATTACAGCTGTGCAACTGAGAAAGGTCTTTCAAGAGTTCAAAGCGATAAGGGATGGACTAAAGAAGGACGAAAATGTTGAAGAAGCTTTGAAAAAGTTATACAAGCTTTATGCCATTTTAGAGTATCAAGCAAAGAGAGGCGTGTTGGACAAAGATTTCAAAGAGCTTATGTTCAGGCTTTTTGATAATATAGAAAGAAATAAGAGCAAAAAAGCTTTTGAGAAGGCTTACGATCTTTTGATGGCTATGGTAGCTTACTCTAAGAAATCCTAA
- the cas10 gene encoding type III-A CRISPR-associated protein Cas10/Csm1 produces MEKLEIRSWLAIGGLLHDIGKLIDRAGEERAEEEERRKFKYAHAVYSYKFLEELLERKGVSQEVQELILSGAYHHNPEPNNLYHIAQQIADHCASSERSRREEQSVDQTTQRKEEKRLKSIFGLVDLECAKTYLDGEKHEYELEPLKLEKEVIFPKDASQIGTSGVQKYKDLLQALKTHLSKLDFKDPQKTLTKLYYLLYKYLWCVPASTYDKERGTNHFPDISLFDHLRVASALVSSLWTDYNKERLNGGLNAVEFLLVEGDITGIQRFLYQLSNIRGVGKRLRGRSFFLSVLPIILGRFFLKELEYPMVNLLYAGGGKFQLIIGYEEGIEKKLEELQRKVDEVLVREFGGHLGVVLGWLRLKGSDLGVGTLGEKIHELYEEVGRKKFQKFSTILENFDKLANPFGPDNYEVCPSCQTNLKPESQEFCNWCELFQEVGAKIPRAEYVVFSPEMGDLYLEDIGGVSVYSKDQVAYTLPEDTLLLLNSTDFEDKADGFFFLANTVPLEEDGSVKDFNELVEEEEEGYKLLAFVKMDVDNLGLIFSQGLKKDYSLSRVATLSRSLELFFSGYINTLLEQKQFKNKVYVVYSGGDDLFFCAPWETALEVAKELEKDFSAYTCYNPCFTLSAGVFFQRPNYPIRFSADGAEQEKEHAKVEKNCISLWKEPLPWEKFRYALEELKRFLANFDAPNHRTLLYRIYTLLKANKRGNGISMRFYPMFYYQLYRNIKEEEQQRELESLILDPGNNYNIKDYAELILKLVLMKTRGMSEKTKNSHYINNNLGG; encoded by the coding sequence ATGGAAAAGTTAGAGATTAGGAGTTGGCTTGCAATAGGAGGGTTACTTCACGACATAGGAAAGCTCATAGACAGGGCTGGAGAAGAAAGGGCTGAAGAAGAAGAAAGGAGAAAGTTCAAATATGCACATGCGGTGTATTCTTATAAGTTTTTAGAGGAGCTTTTGGAAAGGAAAGGAGTAAGCCAAGAAGTGCAAGAGCTTATCCTTTCTGGTGCCTACCATCACAATCCAGAGCCGAATAACCTATACCACATAGCCCAACAAATTGCAGACCACTGTGCCAGCAGTGAAAGGAGCAGAAGAGAAGAACAAAGCGTGGATCAAACTACCCAAAGAAAAGAGGAAAAAAGACTAAAGAGTATTTTCGGCTTGGTAGATTTAGAATGCGCCAAAACTTACTTAGATGGAGAAAAACACGAATACGAGTTGGAGCCTTTGAAGTTGGAAAAAGAGGTTATTTTTCCAAAGGATGCCAGTCAAATTGGGACCTCTGGAGTGCAAAAATATAAAGACCTACTTCAAGCTTTGAAAACACACCTAAGCAAACTTGACTTTAAGGATCCACAAAAGACACTCACAAAGCTCTATTATCTACTTTACAAATATCTTTGGTGCGTGCCCGCTTCTACCTACGACAAAGAGAGGGGAACCAATCACTTTCCAGACATATCCCTCTTTGACCACCTAAGAGTTGCCAGTGCTTTGGTAAGTAGCCTTTGGACAGACTACAACAAAGAGAGACTTAACGGTGGGCTAAACGCAGTGGAATTTCTGCTCGTTGAGGGGGACATAACGGGTATTCAAAGGTTTTTATATCAACTTTCTAACATAAGGGGAGTTGGAAAAAGGCTCAGAGGAAGAAGTTTCTTCCTTTCTGTGCTTCCCATAATCCTTGGCAGATTTTTCTTGAAGGAACTTGAATATCCTATGGTAAATCTCCTCTATGCGGGCGGTGGAAAGTTCCAGCTTATAATTGGCTACGAAGAGGGTATAGAGAAAAAACTTGAAGAGCTACAAAGGAAAGTGGATGAGGTTTTGGTCAGAGAGTTTGGGGGACACTTGGGGGTTGTCTTAGGTTGGTTAAGGTTAAAGGGAAGTGATTTAGGGGTAGGCACACTGGGAGAGAAAATACATGAGCTTTACGAAGAGGTAGGACGCAAGAAATTTCAAAAGTTCTCCACCATACTGGAAAACTTTGACAAATTAGCCAACCCCTTTGGACCCGATAACTACGAAGTGTGCCCTTCGTGTCAAACCAACCTAAAGCCAGAGAGCCAAGAGTTTTGTAATTGGTGCGAGCTTTTCCAAGAGGTGGGAGCAAAAATTCCAAGGGCGGAGTATGTAGTCTTTTCTCCTGAGATGGGAGACCTTTATCTTGAGGATATAGGTGGTGTTAGCGTTTATTCCAAAGATCAAGTTGCCTACACTCTACCAGAGGACACCCTGTTACTGCTAAACTCCACAGACTTTGAGGACAAAGCGGACGGCTTTTTCTTTTTGGCAAACACCGTTCCTTTGGAAGAAGACGGTAGTGTTAAGGACTTTAACGAGCTTGTGGAAGAAGAGGAAGAGGGCTACAAACTTTTGGCTTTTGTCAAGATGGATGTGGATAATTTGGGGCTTATATTCTCGCAGGGTTTAAAAAAGGACTATTCTCTCTCCAGAGTAGCAACCCTAAGCAGAAGCTTGGAACTGTTCTTTTCTGGATACATAAACACTCTTTTGGAGCAAAAGCAATTCAAAAACAAAGTTTATGTGGTCTATTCGGGAGGAGATGACCTGTTTTTCTGCGCACCTTGGGAAACTGCATTGGAAGTAGCAAAAGAGCTCGAGAAGGACTTTAGCGCCTATACCTGCTACAATCCGTGCTTTACCCTTTCTGCAGGAGTCTTCTTCCAAAGACCTAACTATCCCATAAGGTTTAGTGCAGATGGGGCAGAGCAGGAAAAGGAACATGCCAAAGTGGAAAAGAACTGCATAAGCCTTTGGAAAGAACCACTTCCTTGGGAAAAGTTTAGATATGCCCTTGAGGAACTAAAGCGCTTTTTGGCAAACTTTGATGCTCCTAACCACAGAACACTTCTTTACAGGATTTACACTCTCTTGAAGGCAAACAAAAGGGGCAACGGAATAAGCATGAGGTTTTATCCAATGTTTTACTATCAGCTCTACAGAAACATAAAAGAAGAAGAGCAACAAAGAGAACTTGAAAGTCTAATACTTGACCCAGGAAACAACTATAACATCAAAGACTACGCAGAGCTTATCTTAAAGCTTGTTTTAATGAAAACAAGAGGAATGTCAGAAAAGACAAAAAATAGTCATTATATAAATAACAACTTAGGAGGGTAG
- the thiE gene encoding thiamine phosphate synthase yields the protein MRLPNLYAITDPIKYGENFEQTLRKVLQRGVKMVQLREKDKSGRDYYNLALRVKEITKEYSALLFINDRVDIALAVSADGVHLPANGLPPSVVKRIAPHLIVGYSAHSLEEAIYAQKEGADFITLSPIFKTSSHPEAEPLGLSYLKEVSSKVSIPVYALGGITWEKIKLCYKNGAYGVAGITLFL from the coding sequence ATGCGCCTTCCTAACCTTTATGCCATCACAGACCCGATCAAATACGGAGAAAATTTTGAACAGACCCTTAGGAAAGTCCTGCAGAGAGGAGTTAAAATGGTCCAGCTCAGAGAAAAGGATAAATCCGGCAGGGATTATTACAACCTTGCCCTAAGGGTTAAGGAAATAACAAAGGAGTATTCCGCTTTGCTTTTTATAAACGACAGGGTAGATATTGCCCTTGCGGTTTCGGCAGACGGCGTGCATTTGCCCGCTAATGGCTTACCTCCAAGCGTGGTAAAGAGGATAGCACCTCATCTAATAGTTGGCTATTCAGCCCATAGCTTAGAGGAAGCCATATATGCACAAAAAGAAGGAGCGGACTTCATAACGCTAAGTCCTATATTCAAGACCTCCTCCCATCCAGAAGCAGAACCCTTAGGCCTTTCCTATCTAAAAGAGGTTTCTTCTAAGGTTAGCATTCCCGTATATGCCTTAGGTGGTATAACTTGGGAGAAGATTAAGCTTTGCTACAAAAACGGAGCTTATGGAGTGGCAGGGATAACGCTCTTTTTGTAG
- the eno gene encoding phosphopyruvate hydratase — MVVIEKIKAREVLDSRGNPTVEVEVRLSSGAVGRAIVPSGASTGEREALELRDHDPKRYLGKGVLKAVDNVNSIIAKELKGLPAENQREIDTVLIELDGTPNKSRLGANAILGVSMAVARAMANHLNIPLYKYIGGIFANKLPVPLMNVINGGVHADNPLDIQEFMIVPVCGKSFSEALRAGVEVFHTLKMLLKEKGYSTNVGDEGGFAPNLENTEKALEFLVSAIEKAGYTPGEDVLLALDCASSEFYYEDDMYHIEGKKLNAEDLVEFYLRLVEKFPIVSMEDPMAENDWEGWQMITKALGSKVQLVGDDLFTTNINTLKEGFEKGIANAILIKLNQIGTLSETLETIAFAKEHGYNCIISHRSGETEDTFISHLAVGTNAGQIKTGSASRTDRIAKYNELLRIEEDLSHAARFEGKEEFWKFRSK; from the coding sequence ATGGTAGTAATAGAAAAGATAAAAGCAAGGGAAGTGCTTGATTCAAGGGGTAATCCTACGGTGGAGGTGGAAGTTAGGCTATCTTCTGGTGCGGTGGGAAGGGCTATAGTGCCAAGTGGCGCATCCACGGGAGAAAGGGAAGCCTTAGAGCTGAGAGACCATGACCCAAAAAGATACTTAGGTAAAGGTGTTCTCAAAGCGGTGGATAACGTAAATTCAATAATAGCAAAGGAGTTAAAAGGTTTGCCTGCAGAAAACCAAAGGGAAATTGACACTGTCCTGATAGAGTTGGATGGCACGCCTAACAAAAGCAGGCTCGGAGCAAACGCCATACTTGGTGTAAGCATGGCTGTAGCAAGGGCTATGGCAAATCACCTTAACATCCCACTCTACAAATACATAGGTGGTATTTTTGCCAACAAACTGCCGGTGCCTTTGATGAATGTAATAAACGGAGGAGTGCATGCGGACAATCCTTTGGACATTCAGGAGTTTATGATAGTGCCCGTTTGTGGTAAGAGTTTTTCGGAAGCTTTAAGGGCTGGTGTTGAGGTTTTCCATACTCTCAAGATGCTTCTCAAAGAAAAAGGATACTCCACGAACGTAGGAGACGAAGGGGGCTTTGCTCCAAACCTTGAAAATACCGAAAAGGCTTTAGAGTTCTTAGTAAGCGCCATAGAAAAGGCAGGATACACACCTGGAGAGGATGTGCTTTTAGCTTTGGATTGTGCATCTTCAGAGTTTTACTACGAAGATGACATGTATCACATAGAGGGCAAAAAGCTAAATGCGGAAGATTTAGTAGAGTTCTACCTTAGGCTTGTGGAAAAGTTTCCGATAGTATCTATGGAAGACCCTATGGCGGAAAATGACTGGGAAGGTTGGCAGATGATAACTAAGGCTCTTGGAAGTAAAGTCCAACTGGTGGGGGACGATCTTTTCACCACGAACATAAACACTCTAAAGGAGGGTTTTGAAAAAGGCATAGCAAATGCAATACTTATCAAGCTTAATCAAATTGGCACTCTATCGGAAACCTTAGAGACCATAGCCTTTGCCAAAGAACACGGATACAACTGCATAATATCCCACCGGTCTGGAGAGACAGAAGACACCTTCATATCCCACCTGGCGGTAGGGACGAATGCGGGACAAATAAAAACCGGTTCAGCCTCACGGACAGACAGG